A portion of the Bacillus thuringiensis genome contains these proteins:
- the rbsD gene encoding D-ribose pyranase, whose translation MKKHGVLNSEIAAVLASLGHTDTVVIADCGLPIPDGVKRIDLAVEIGKPSFLEVLQVVADDMAIEKVTLAEEVIINNAEVNKEIEQKLIEPAFEYVSHEQFKEHTKKAKAIIRTGEATPYANVILHAGVIF comes from the coding sequence ATGAAAAAGCACGGTGTATTAAACAGTGAAATAGCGGCAGTCCTTGCTTCACTTGGGCATACAGATACGGTTGTAATTGCTGATTGCGGGTTACCGATTCCGGATGGAGTAAAACGAATTGATTTAGCTGTTGAGATTGGAAAACCGAGTTTTTTAGAGGTGTTACAAGTTGTAGCTGATGATATGGCAATCGAAAAAGTGACGTTAGCAGAAGAAGTCATTATAAATAATGCGGAAGTAAATAAAGAGATCGAGCAGAAATTAATAGAGCCAGCATTTGAGTATGTATCTCATGAACAATTTAAAGAGCATACAAAGAAAGCGAAGGCAATTATTCGTACAGGCGAGGCTACGCCTTATGCAAATGTAATTTTACATGCAGGCGTGATTTTTTAA
- the glpT gene encoding glycerol-3-phosphate transporter: protein MFFTQLFKPAPHAERLPADRVDSEYRKLRLQVFLGIFIGYAGYYFVRKNFSLAMPYLIEQGFSKGELGVILSAVSIAYGLSKFLMGIVSDRCNPRYFLAAGLFLSGIINIIFGSFSFITTSIILMFVLQFLNGWVQGMGWPPCGRTMVHWFSISERGTKMSIWNVAHNVGGALMPSLVTLGLYFFADDWKSIFYFPGILSILVGIYVLITMKDTPQSCGLPSIEEHTGEYPPDEKIKDRERELSAKEILFKYVLNNKFLWYIAIANVFVYFVRYGVVDWAPTYLVEEKSFTHSSSRTAYALYEWAGIPGTLLCGWMSDKLFKGRRAPAGILFMVGVFIAVLVYWLNPPGNPMVDSIALVAIGFLIYGPVMLIGLHALDLAPKKAAGTAAGLTGFFGYLGGAAFASAAMGFIVDAFGWDGGFILLLASCILAMFFLALTLNTGSTKQKQA, encoded by the coding sequence ATGTTTTTCACACAATTATTTAAACCTGCGCCCCACGCGGAACGCTTACCAGCTGATCGCGTTGATAGCGAATACCGTAAATTACGTTTACAAGTATTCTTAGGTATCTTCATCGGTTATGCAGGTTACTACTTTGTTCGAAAAAACTTTTCACTAGCAATGCCATACTTAATCGAACAAGGCTTTAGTAAAGGGGAACTTGGGGTTATCCTTTCAGCAGTATCTATCGCTTACGGATTAAGTAAATTCTTGATGGGTATCGTATCCGATCGTTGTAATCCTCGCTACTTTTTAGCAGCTGGGCTATTTTTATCAGGTATCATTAATATTATTTTCGGCTCATTTTCTTTCATTACAACGAGCATTATACTTATGTTTGTACTTCAGTTTTTAAATGGATGGGTACAAGGTATGGGATGGCCTCCTTGTGGTCGTACGATGGTTCACTGGTTCTCTATTAGCGAACGTGGTACAAAAATGTCTATTTGGAATGTCGCTCATAATGTCGGCGGCGCGCTTATGCCTTCTCTTGTAACATTAGGCTTATACTTCTTCGCAGATGACTGGAAAAGTATTTTTTACTTCCCAGGTATTCTTTCAATTTTAGTTGGTATTTATGTATTAATTACGATGAAAGATACGCCTCAATCTTGTGGACTACCTTCTATTGAAGAGCATACTGGAGAATATCCACCAGATGAGAAAATAAAAGATCGCGAACGCGAACTTTCGGCAAAAGAAATTTTATTTAAATACGTACTAAACAATAAGTTTTTATGGTACATCGCTATTGCGAACGTTTTCGTATATTTCGTACGTTACGGCGTTGTAGACTGGGCTCCTACTTATTTAGTAGAAGAAAAAAGCTTTACTCATAGTAGCTCACGTACTGCTTACGCTCTATATGAATGGGCTGGTATTCCAGGTACACTTCTTTGCGGATGGATGAGTGATAAACTATTTAAAGGACGTCGTGCACCTGCTGGTATTTTATTTATGGTTGGTGTATTTATCGCAGTTCTTGTTTACTGGTTAAACCCTCCTGGTAATCCAATGGTTGATAGTATCGCACTTGTCGCAATTGGATTTTTAATTTACGGACCGGTTATGCTAATTGGTCTACACGCTCTAGATTTAGCACCAAAGAAAGCTGCTGGAACTGCAGCAGGCTTAACTGGATTCTTCGGTTACTTAGGCGGAGCTGCTTTCGCTAGTGCCGCTATGGGCTTTATCGTAGATGCATTCGGATGGGATGGCGGATTCATCTTATTACTTGCATCTTGCATACTTGCAATGTTCTTCCTTGCCCTTACTTTAAATACAGGGTCAACAAAACAAAAGCAAGCTTAA
- a CDS encoding MDR family MFS transporter: protein MEQQENQNRKLLLIGLVIAMLFAALDGTIVGTAMPRIVGDLGGLSLMTWLTTAYMLTSTTVVPIAGKLADLLGRRNVYITGLVIFMIGSALCGMANGMTELIIFRGIQGLGGGIMMPMAMIIIGDMFTGKERAKWQGIFGALYGLASVIGPQVGGWIVDAVNWRWVFYINLPVGILATIFIAMGLKSHKQTGPIKIDIAGIFTMILGVVSLLLALTFGGKDYAWDSWQIIGLFALAVIGIVSFVIVETKAEEPILPMHFFKNRTFTILNAIGFFMSIGMFGAIMFVPFFMQGIVGVSAAESGTIMTPMMITMIVMSIIGGQLVLKVGVKPQIIAGMLIMAGGFWLLTTMDMHTTKLTATSYMMVIGLGMGLVMPTLTLALQESFPKKDLGVVTSSSQFFRQIGGTFGITILGSIMNNTSGTTLTNKLVPVLDTFPKEAGQMVTKFKDMIHTDPQGLYSMLFSPEALKQMPEAFANSIVPILKNSLVDSLHTVFLTGLVFIVVGAIFTIFLQKIKLSDRKKDAEEPAVEEKEKTVSYS, encoded by the coding sequence ATGGAGCAACAAGAAAATCAAAATAGAAAGTTGTTGTTAATCGGTTTAGTAATCGCGATGCTATTTGCTGCATTAGATGGAACAATTGTTGGTACAGCAATGCCACGTATCGTCGGTGACCTAGGCGGATTAAGTTTAATGACATGGTTAACGACAGCTTATATGTTAACATCAACGACAGTTGTACCAATTGCAGGTAAATTAGCGGATTTACTTGGTCGTCGTAACGTATATATAACAGGGCTAGTTATTTTCATGATTGGTTCGGCGTTATGTGGTATGGCGAATGGTATGACAGAATTAATTATTTTCCGTGGTATTCAAGGTCTTGGTGGCGGTATTATGATGCCAATGGCTATGATTATTATTGGAGATATGTTCACGGGAAAAGAACGTGCGAAATGGCAAGGTATTTTTGGTGCGTTATACGGTCTTGCTTCTGTAATTGGACCACAAGTTGGTGGTTGGATTGTAGATGCAGTGAACTGGAGATGGGTATTCTACATTAACTTACCGGTTGGTATTTTAGCAACAATCTTTATTGCAATGGGATTAAAATCACATAAACAAACAGGACCAATTAAAATTGATATCGCTGGAATCTTTACGATGATTCTAGGTGTTGTAAGTTTATTACTTGCGCTAACGTTTGGCGGAAAAGATTATGCATGGGATTCTTGGCAAATTATCGGTTTATTCGCACTAGCTGTAATTGGTATCGTTAGCTTTGTTATTGTTGAAACGAAAGCTGAAGAGCCGATTTTACCAATGCATTTCTTTAAAAATCGCACATTTACAATACTGAATGCGATTGGATTCTTTATGAGTATTGGAATGTTCGGCGCGATTATGTTCGTACCATTCTTCATGCAAGGTATTGTAGGAGTAAGTGCTGCTGAATCAGGAACAATTATGACTCCAATGATGATTACAATGATTGTAATGAGTATTATCGGTGGGCAACTTGTATTAAAAGTTGGTGTAAAACCACAAATTATCGCAGGTATGCTTATTATGGCCGGTGGTTTCTGGTTATTAACAACGATGGATATGCACACAACGAAGCTTACAGCTACTTCTTATATGATGGTTATCGGTTTAGGAATGGGTCTTGTAATGCCGACATTAACATTAGCGTTACAAGAAAGCTTCCCGAAAAAAGACCTTGGTGTCGTAACGTCATCAAGTCAGTTCTTCCGTCAAATTGGTGGAACATTTGGTATTACAATTTTAGGATCAATTATGAATAACACTTCAGGTACAACGTTAACAAATAAATTAGTACCTGTATTAGATACATTCCCGAAAGAAGCGGGACAAATGGTAACGAAATTTAAAGATATGATTCACACAGATCCACAAGGTTTATATTCGATGCTATTTAGCCCAGAGGCATTAAAACAAATGCCAGAAGCGTTTGCTAACAGCATTGTACCTATTTTGAAAAACTCTTTAGTAGACTCGCTTCATACTGTATTCTTAACAGGATTAGTATTTATCGTAGTAGGTGCCATCTTTACGATTTTCTTACAAAAAATTAAACTATCAGATCGTAAAAAAGATGCTGAAGAGCCTGCTGTAGAAGAAAAAGAAAAAACTGTATCATACTCGTAA
- the rbsK gene encoding ribokinase, whose protein sequence is MPNIAVVGSISMDLVAVSKKRPKAGETVIGEAFHTIPGGKGANQAVAAARLGANVAMVGAVGNDDYGTVVRKNLENERIFIDYVVPVTDRTTGIAHIVLAEEDNSIVVVQGANALVNKSVVDRSKDLLVKADMVVLQLEIPLETVKYVLAICEEHNIPVMLNPAPAQVLSEEILEKATYITPNEHECRIVLDDFTSPIEDLLAKYPNKLLMTEGSNGVRFHNGTEIVHVPSIAVDVVDTTGAGDTFNGALAVALSEGETLQKAIRFANIAGGLSVTKLGAQGGMPTRDRVREVQVIVG, encoded by the coding sequence ATGCCAAATATTGCAGTAGTAGGAAGCATTTCAATGGACTTAGTGGCTGTTTCAAAAAAACGGCCGAAAGCAGGAGAAACAGTAATTGGTGAAGCGTTTCATACAATCCCAGGAGGGAAAGGGGCAAACCAAGCAGTTGCTGCAGCTAGGTTAGGAGCAAATGTAGCAATGGTTGGAGCGGTAGGAAATGATGATTATGGAACAGTAGTTAGAAAAAATTTAGAGAACGAACGCATTTTTATCGATTATGTGGTACCGGTTACAGATAGAACGACAGGAATTGCTCATATCGTTTTAGCAGAAGAAGATAACAGTATTGTTGTCGTACAAGGGGCAAATGCTCTTGTAAATAAGTCAGTTGTAGATCGCTCCAAAGACCTTCTTGTAAAAGCGGATATGGTTGTTCTTCAACTAGAAATTCCACTTGAAACAGTAAAATATGTATTGGCTATTTGTGAGGAACATAATATTCCTGTTATGTTGAATCCAGCGCCAGCACAAGTTTTATCAGAAGAAATTTTAGAAAAAGCAACTTATATTACGCCAAATGAACATGAGTGCCGCATTGTATTAGATGATTTTACATCACCAATTGAAGATTTATTGGCGAAGTATCCAAATAAATTATTGATGACAGAAGGTTCTAACGGTGTTCGTTTCCATAATGGCACGGAGATTGTACATGTTCCTAGCATTGCTGTTGATGTAGTGGATACAACTGGAGCTGGTGATACATTTAATGGTGCGTTAGCAGTTGCACTTTCTGAAGGAGAGACACTTCAAAAAGCAATTCGTTTCGCGAATATTGCCGGTGGTCTTTCTGTAACGAAACTTGGAGCACAGGGTGGTATGCCAACGAGAGATCGAGTACGTGAAGTGCAGGTGATTGTTGGATGA
- the rbsR gene encoding ribose operon transcriptional repressor RbsR, giving the protein MSTIKDVAKLAGVSVATVSRVLNKNGYVHEDTLKKVERAIEMLDYKPSTVARSLYNKKSRLIGLVVPNIVNPFFPEVARAVEDVAHKQGYTVVLCNSDESLEKEKQYIDVLRQNNVDGFIVATNPQNSVNYMNLSVPVVAIDRMFNERIPTVYADNYAGSQAATKLLLDKGCKHIAHIRGPRDVSTANERFEGFVDVITQNNLSYMIAESTFEPANSERVAMELLEEYPHIDGIVAGNDLIAIGIVKAALQKGIAIPDDLQIIGFDGISLTEMMYPSITTVAQPIYEMGKIATELLLEQMEGNTLEEKHYRLPIEIIERNTTK; this is encoded by the coding sequence ATGAGTACGATTAAAGACGTTGCGAAATTAGCGGGAGTATCTGTTGCGACCGTTTCCAGAGTTTTAAATAAAAATGGATATGTTCACGAAGATACATTAAAAAAGGTAGAGCGTGCAATTGAGATGTTAGATTATAAGCCTAGTACAGTAGCGCGTTCACTGTATAATAAAAAGTCTCGTTTAATTGGCTTAGTTGTTCCAAATATCGTGAATCCGTTCTTTCCAGAAGTTGCACGTGCCGTAGAAGATGTAGCACATAAACAAGGTTACACAGTTGTCCTTTGTAACTCTGATGAAAGTTTAGAAAAAGAGAAACAATACATTGATGTACTTAGACAAAATAATGTAGATGGATTTATTGTAGCAACAAATCCACAAAATAGTGTTAATTACATGAATTTATCTGTCCCGGTTGTTGCGATTGACCGTATGTTTAATGAGCGTATTCCTACTGTATATGCAGATAACTATGCAGGAAGTCAGGCTGCGACAAAGTTGTTACTAGATAAAGGATGTAAACATATTGCACATATTCGCGGTCCACGTGATGTGAGTACTGCAAATGAACGTTTTGAAGGTTTTGTAGACGTTATTACGCAAAATAACCTTTCGTATATGATTGCGGAGAGTACGTTTGAGCCAGCAAATAGTGAGCGTGTAGCGATGGAATTATTAGAAGAATACCCGCATATTGATGGTATTGTTGCTGGGAATGATTTAATTGCGATTGGTATTGTAAAGGCTGCACTTCAAAAGGGGATTGCCATTCCAGATGATTTACAAATTATCGGATTTGATGGAATTTCTTTAACAGAAATGATGTATCCATCTATTACAACAGTTGCACAACCGATATATGAAATGGGGAAAATTGCAACAGAGTTGTTGTTAGAGCAAATGGAAGGAAATACATTAGAAGAGAAACACTATCGTTTGCCGATTGAAATTATAGAACGAAATACAACGAAGTAA
- a CDS encoding MarR family winged helix-turn-helix transcriptional regulator, with protein sequence MPNDMKHIDKIQALAFSIGKKMQTELLEQMQATGLTPPQFYILKILDHYGASRATTLAKKMYVKPSAITVMIDRLIDQELVERYHDKDDRRVVIIELTKKGKARVEEAMTARNEHIAKYFSHLELQEREDLLRLFEKLETIICGTQEKKENN encoded by the coding sequence ATGCCAAATGATATGAAGCATATCGATAAAATTCAAGCTCTTGCCTTTTCGATTGGAAAGAAAATGCAGACGGAGTTATTAGAACAAATGCAAGCAACAGGACTTACACCACCGCAGTTTTATATTTTAAAGATTTTAGATCATTATGGGGCTTCAAGAGCGACAACATTAGCAAAAAAGATGTATGTGAAGCCTAGCGCGATTACAGTGATGATTGATCGTCTAATCGATCAAGAACTTGTAGAACGCTATCACGACAAAGATGATCGTCGTGTTGTCATCATCGAGTTAACGAAAAAGGGGAAAGCTAGAGTAGAAGAGGCAATGACAGCTCGCAACGAGCATATTGCAAAATACTTTTCACATTTAGAGTTGCAAGAAAGAGAAGATTTATTACGTCTCTTTGAGAAGTTAGAAACAATTATTTGCGGGACACAAGAGAAAAAAGAGAATAACTAA
- a CDS encoding ABC transporter ATP-binding protein: protein MALLKVEDLKVHFPIKGGFFGRTLDYVRAVDGVSFELQPGETYGIVGESGSGKSTTGKAIMHLTKATNGSIHFNNRDLTKLSRSELREQRKDIQMIFQDPYSSLNPKKRVLDIIAEPIRNFERLSPDEERRAVQDYLDKVGLNPESIYKYPHEFSGGQRQRIGIARALTLKPKLIIADEPVSALDVSVQAQVLNFLQDLQAELGLTYLFISHDLGVIRHMCDRIGVMYRGRIVEEATSTEIYNNPQHIYTKRLISAIPDIRPENRERQRKLRQQVSSEYEKSYENYFNENGRAYDLKPISPTHRVALP, encoded by the coding sequence ATGGCACTGCTTAAAGTAGAAGATTTAAAGGTACACTTCCCAATTAAAGGTGGTTTCTTTGGACGTACGTTAGATTATGTACGAGCTGTTGATGGCGTAAGTTTCGAATTACAGCCTGGTGAAACGTACGGAATCGTTGGTGAATCAGGTAGTGGAAAGTCAACAACAGGTAAAGCAATTATGCATTTAACGAAAGCGACAAATGGTAGCATCCATTTCAATAATAGAGATTTAACAAAATTAAGTCGCTCTGAGCTACGTGAACAACGAAAAGATATTCAAATGATTTTCCAAGATCCCTATTCATCATTAAATCCGAAAAAACGTGTTCTCGATATTATTGCTGAACCTATTCGAAATTTTGAAAGGCTCTCACCTGATGAAGAACGTAGAGCTGTTCAAGATTATCTCGATAAAGTTGGCTTAAATCCGGAGTCTATTTATAAATACCCACATGAATTTTCCGGTGGACAAAGACAGCGGATTGGTATTGCACGCGCTCTTACTTTAAAGCCGAAGCTTATTATTGCGGATGAACCAGTATCTGCGCTTGACGTCTCTGTACAGGCACAAGTATTAAACTTTTTACAAGATTTACAAGCTGAGCTCGGACTAACATACTTATTCATTAGTCATGATTTAGGTGTAATTCGTCATATGTGTGACCGTATCGGTGTTATGTACCGCGGACGCATCGTCGAAGAAGCAACTAGTACAGAAATTTATAATAATCCACAACATATTTATACGAAACGCCTAATATCAGCAATTCCTGATATTCGTCCTGAGAATAGAGAGAGACAGCGTAAGCTCCGTCAACAAGTAAGCTCTGAATACGAGAAATCATACGAAAATTATTTCAATGAAAACGGTCGGGCTTATGATTTAAAGCCAATCTCGCCAACGCACCGGGTGGCATTACCATAA
- a CDS encoding ABC transporter ATP-binding protein has translation MKNPLLRIENLQTSFRIQDQYHAAVDDVSLTVHENEIVAIVGESGCGKSALALSIMRLHNEANTKLQGQLYYRDKDLLTMSASEMNKVRGSNMGMIFQEPLTALNPLMTVGKQIEENLNYHTNLSKTEKKERTIELLHQVGIPKPELTYKQYPHELSGGMRQRIVIAIAIACKPGLIIADEPTTALDVTIQAQILELLKSIQEQTKMGVILITHDLSVVAETADRVIVMYAGQIVETGKVEEIFNNPLHPYTRSLLNSIPSAYAEKEKLHVIQGVVPTLAKLPRTGCRFQARIPWIRPDQHEENPILHEAKPDHWVRCTCYKHFNFQHKKGDDVTHGTA, from the coding sequence ATGAAGAATCCACTTCTTCGTATTGAAAACTTGCAAACTTCCTTTCGTATACAAGATCAGTATCATGCAGCAGTTGATGATGTATCCTTAACTGTTCATGAAAATGAAATTGTTGCTATCGTTGGTGAGTCAGGATGCGGAAAAAGTGCACTTGCCCTTTCCATTATGCGATTGCATAATGAAGCAAATACAAAATTACAAGGGCAGCTTTACTATAGAGATAAGGACTTACTGACTATGTCAGCCTCAGAGATGAATAAAGTGCGCGGATCAAATATGGGAATGATTTTCCAAGAACCCCTTACAGCACTCAACCCTCTTATGACGGTCGGCAAACAAATCGAAGAAAATTTAAATTACCACACAAACCTTTCAAAAACAGAAAAAAAAGAACGCACCATAGAACTACTCCATCAAGTTGGTATTCCAAAACCAGAACTTACATATAAACAATACCCACACGAATTATCTGGCGGAATGAGACAAAGAATTGTTATCGCAATTGCAATTGCTTGTAAGCCAGGGCTCATTATTGCAGATGAGCCAACAACTGCACTTGACGTAACAATTCAAGCACAAATTCTAGAACTACTAAAATCTATTCAAGAACAAACAAAAATGGGTGTCATTTTAATCACCCACGACCTAAGTGTTGTCGCTGAAACAGCCGATCGCGTTATCGTTATGTATGCAGGACAAATTGTAGAAACGGGTAAAGTAGAAGAGATTTTTAATAATCCTCTTCATCCATATACTCGTTCCCTATTAAACTCAATTCCATCCGCATATGCTGAAAAAGAAAAATTACATGTTATTCAAGGCGTTGTACCTACATTAGCTAAGTTACCGCGCACAGGTTGTCGCTTCCAAGCACGAATTCCATGGATTAGGCCCGATCAACATGAAGAGAACCCAATCCTACACGAAGCAAAACCAGACCATTGGGTACGTTGTACTTGCTACAAACACTTCAACTTCCAACATAAGAAAGGAGATGACGTAACTCATGGCACTGCTTAA
- the opp4B gene encoding oligopeptide ABC transporter permease — protein MWKFILRRLLVMIPQLFVLSILVFALAKAMPGDALTGRAMDPSADPKVIEEQRERLGLNDPITTQYVRWITNVAQGDFGVSTIHKIQVTDLLGERLGNTITLSLAILILTYLIAIPLGVISGRWNNSWMDRIITLYNYLGYATPLFIFALIMLFVFGFQLALFPTGGSVDPQVVDGTFAYYMSKLNHLLLPAICGALIGTVSTVQYLRSEIIDTKIKDFVRTARAKGVPESRIYSKHILRNSFLPIAAFLGYEITGLIGGSIFLESIFSYPGLGQLFMQSITQRDFSVITSLVMLTGFATLLGTLLSDIILSIVDPRIRID, from the coding sequence ATGTGGAAATTTATACTACGTCGATTATTAGTTATGATACCGCAATTATTCGTATTAAGTATTCTCGTCTTCGCACTTGCGAAAGCGATGCCTGGTGATGCTTTAACCGGTAGAGCGATGGATCCAAGTGCCGACCCAAAAGTAATTGAAGAGCAAAGAGAAAGACTCGGATTAAATGATCCTATTACAACACAATATGTACGTTGGATTACAAACGTTGCTCAAGGTGATTTTGGTGTCTCTACTATACATAAAATTCAAGTAACAGATTTATTAGGTGAACGCCTTGGAAACACAATTACATTATCGCTTGCTATTTTAATTCTTACCTATTTAATTGCCATCCCACTAGGGGTTATTAGCGGTCGCTGGAATAACTCTTGGATGGATCGGATTATTACACTATATAACTATCTTGGTTATGCAACACCGCTATTTATTTTCGCACTAATTATGCTCTTTGTATTCGGATTTCAACTTGCTCTTTTCCCGACTGGAGGCAGTGTCGATCCTCAAGTAGTTGATGGTACCTTCGCTTATTATATGAGCAAATTAAATCACCTCCTGTTACCTGCAATATGTGGTGCACTTATTGGAACTGTTAGTACAGTCCAATATTTAAGAAGTGAAATTATTGATACAAAAATTAAAGATTTTGTACGTACAGCTAGAGCAAAAGGTGTACCAGAGTCACGAATTTATTCTAAACATATTTTACGTAACTCTTTCTTACCAATTGCAGCTTTCTTAGGTTATGAAATTACTGGTTTAATTGGTGGATCAATCTTCTTAGAAAGCATATTTAGTTACCCTGGACTCGGTCAACTCTTTATGCAATCTATCACGCAGCGTGACTTTAGCGTTATTACTTCTTTAGTAATGCTTACTGGTTTTGCAACGTTACTTGGAACACTCCTTTCTGACATTATTCTAAGCATCGTTGACCCACGAATTCGAATTGATTAA
- a CDS encoding ABC transporter permease, protein MLANPEKQTEIIQYEKSPSGFSIMWREFRKDKLAMFSLVFLTLLLLGVYITSFIMKQEDIVRVDLFAIYSPPSAEHLLGTDYGGRDIFGQLIIGTRNSFTIGLVITAITCFIGMTIGLIAGYFGGKIDNMIMRIIDFIIVLPFLMIVIVFITIVPKFNVLTFILIMSMFLWTGKARLIRSKVLAEKELDYVLASKTLGTPNWKIITSQVLPNLSSIIIVSVTLNLAGNIGIESGLTFLGFGLPESTPSLGTLVSYATNPDVLQEKWWIWLPASIMILVLMLSINFIGQALQRAADARQRKG, encoded by the coding sequence ATGTTGGCCAATCCTGAAAAACAAACAGAAATAATTCAATATGAGAAAAGCCCATCAGGTTTCTCTATTATGTGGAGAGAATTTCGTAAAGATAAATTAGCAATGTTTTCACTTGTCTTTCTTACTCTTCTACTACTAGGTGTTTATATAACCTCATTTATTATGAAACAAGAAGATATTGTACGAGTAGACTTATTTGCAATATATTCACCACCTTCTGCTGAACATTTGTTAGGTACAGACTATGGAGGACGCGATATTTTTGGACAACTTATAATCGGTACACGTAACTCATTTACAATTGGTTTAGTTATTACCGCTATCACTTGCTTTATCGGTATGACTATCGGCCTCATCGCAGGTTACTTTGGCGGAAAAATTGACAATATGATTATGCGTATTATTGACTTTATTATTGTTTTACCGTTCTTAATGATCGTAATTGTTTTCATCACAATTGTCCCAAAATTCAATGTCCTTACATTTATTTTGATTATGAGCATGTTTTTATGGACTGGGAAAGCACGTTTAATCCGCTCAAAAGTACTAGCGGAAAAAGAGTTAGATTATGTATTAGCTTCCAAAACATTAGGAACACCTAATTGGAAAATTATAACTTCGCAAGTATTACCTAATTTAAGTTCTATTATTATCGTAAGTGTCACATTAAACCTTGCGGGGAATATCGGTATCGAATCTGGACTAACATTTTTAGGCTTTGGTCTCCCAGAAAGTACACCGAGTCTCGGGACACTTGTTAGTTATGCAACAAACCCAGATGTATTACAAGAGAAATGGTGGATTTGGTTACCTGCATCAATCATGATTTTAGTGTTGATGTTGAGTATAAATTTTATCGGCCAAGCGCTCCAACGTGCAGCTGATGCAAGACAAAGAAAAGGTTAA